The Alphaproteobacteria bacterium SS10 genome includes a region encoding these proteins:
- a CDS encoding ABC transporter permease, which translates to MALSDRIFKSPIVKRRWHNFKANKRGYWSSILFTILFLVCLFAEGVANDRPLLIQFDGGFYTPVFNVYTETTFGGEFEIEADYRDPYIADLINENGWMIWPPIRFSYDTINYDIQGPVPSGPSAENWLGTDDQGRDVMARVIYGFRLSVVFGVVLTIIGSIVGVLVGAAMGYFGGLTDLIGQRIVEIWRSIPSLYALIILTSFLAPSFWSLLIAMALFAWLSLIDVVRAEFLRARNFDHVKAARALGVGDLTIMVRHVLPNAMVATITFMPFILSGAITALTSLDFLGFGLPPGSPSLGELVAQGKNNLQAPWLGFSAFFSLAIILILLTFVGEAVRDAFDPRKAAPPPPKTVGPEAKRLAQEKAAKTDKTAEVPAQ; encoded by the coding sequence ATGGCCCTCTCAGATCGCATCTTCAAAAGCCCGATTGTCAAGCGGCGCTGGCACAATTTCAAGGCCAATAAACGCGGCTACTGGTCGTCGATCCTGTTCACCATTCTGTTTCTGGTCTGCCTGTTTGCCGAGGGGGTGGCCAATGACCGGCCGCTCTTGATCCAGTTTGATGGGGGCTTCTACACCCCCGTTTTCAACGTCTATACCGAGACGACCTTTGGCGGTGAGTTCGAGATTGAGGCGGATTATCGCGACCCCTATATCGCCGACCTGATCAATGAGAATGGCTGGATGATCTGGCCGCCGATCCGCTTCTCCTACGATACGATCAACTACGACATTCAGGGGCCTGTGCCCTCCGGCCCCTCGGCCGAAAACTGGCTGGGCACTGATGATCAGGGCCGGGATGTGATGGCCCGGGTTATTTATGGCTTCCGCCTCTCTGTCGTCTTTGGCGTGGTGCTGACCATCATTGGTTCTATCGTTGGTGTGCTGGTCGGTGCGGCCATGGGCTATTTCGGTGGCCTGACTGATCTGATCGGACAACGGATTGTCGAGATTTGGCGCTCCATCCCCAGCCTCTATGCGCTCATCATCCTAACCAGCTTCTTGGCGCCTAGTTTCTGGAGCTTGCTGATCGCCATGGCCCTGTTTGCCTGGCTATCCCTGATCGATGTGGTGCGGGCGGAGTTCCTGCGCGCCCGTAACTTTGATCATGTGAAGGCGGCGCGGGCACTGGGCGTTGGTGACCTAACCATTATGGTCCGCCACGTTCTGCCCAACGCCATGGTCGCGACGATCACCTTTATGCCCTTCATCCTCTCGGGTGCGATTACGGCGCTGACCAGCCTGGACTTCCTAGGCTTTGGCCTGCCGCCAGGCTCACCATCGCTGGGTGAGTTGGTGGCCCAGGGTAAGAACAACCTGCAGGCCCCCTGGCTTGGCTTCTCCGCCTTTTTCTCGCTCGCCATCATTCTGATCCTGTTGACCTTTGTCGGGGAGGCCGTGCGCGATGCGTTTGACCCGCGTAAGGCGGCCCCACCACCGCCCAAGACCGTTGGCCCAGAAGCCAAGCGTCTGGCTCAGGAAAAGGCCGCGAAGACCGATAAGACCGCCGAGGTGCCGGCCCAATGA